The stretch of DNA CCCCAGAGGGGACGAGGCAGGAGGCTCTGTCCCGACACCCAATTCTCAACATCAACCTCAGTCCCTGCCcagaccccagggacagaggattaGAGGTGAGACCAGGAACCTGGTGAGAGAGGTGGCACTGAGGACACCACCAGAGACCACCTGGCCCAGTGCCCACCCGGGCTCCGAGTCCGCCCCTCGCAGGGCCCTGCAGGACAGAAGCCCCGCAGGCAGGTCATGGTGAAACAGCGCGCTCGCCTGGGCCCCTGGCAGTGTGACACGCAAGACATCCTGAGGCAGAGGCGCGGGCTGGGTGCAGGCCTGCCGCAGCTGCTAGCAGAGCGAGGGCAGCAGGTGAGGTGGAGGCCTTGGCCAGGGCTGGCGGCCACACCTCCCTTCTCGCCTGGAATCCTCCACACCATCCATCAGCTTTCAGGCCTGACACATACAGGTACACGTGTGGGTGTTTTGACTAGAGGTGGTTCCAAGGAAGAGCTGACGTCCTCGCTTCGGGGGCACCCCTGTGGCCCTGCCACCATGCACGGCCCTTCCCTCCCACAGACACATCACCTGGGTGTGGCCTCCACAGCCCAGGACCACCAGGAGGCGGGGGCAGGTGAAGAGGAGTGCAGAGCACCAAGGCAGGCAGCAGCGCCTCAAATCCAGCCCTCCCTGGGGCTCTGGGCGTCTCTGCCGGGCAGCCCCTGGGAGACGTGGGTGTCTCAGTCTCAGGCCTCCAAAAGGGTCCTGACTCTAGAGCTGAGTGGAGCAGCAGAACAGTGTGGGAGCTGGAGGGTCACACGGAGCCCTCGCCGCCTCCTTTCAAGCTGTGCCACCCAGAAGCCTAATTCATGGCCTGTGGGAAGTGGCTACTTGGCTATGCCCCTGGCAGTGCCAGGAGCGGGGCAGCCTCGGAGTGGAGCTAAGGCACTGAGGGTTGTCCTGGCGTGGCTGGCGGTGCTGCAGGGCTGCTCCGAGATGACGGCATGGCTCCAGGCCCTGAGGCTGGTGGGGTGCAGGGCAGGGGCCTAGGTCTAGCACTCGTCAACCCCACGGAATAAGAGAGCTGTTTAGAATGGCATTTCCTTAAGGAAGATAAAAAACCTAGTGGACAGAAACCTACACCCCTGGCTGCACCCAGAACCTCAAAGCCCCATCCTTCTTTCCAAGCCTCCCTGAGCATCTGCCCTGCCTGAAGAGTACCTGGAAAAAACAGAGTTAATGCGCCAAACCAAAGATGAGTGGTGTGCTTCCCACTGGGACGACcacagggctgtggtccatggggacTGGACGCCGGGCCCTTGTCCTGGGCAAGTGCTGGGCCACGGGGGCTGGGGGGACAGGAATGTGGCTGGGGGCAGCCCCATGGGGGCCAGAGAGAGAACATGGCTACCTGCTCTGCTAAGCGCTGTGGCGTGTGCCAGGTCCGCGTGGAAGGGAGCCTGGCCGAGCCACGTTTGGGCCTGCCCAGGGAAGAGGGGCGGCTGCAGCCTCTCCTCCAGCTACCCCCGCACCAGATGGGGTGCCATGAAGGGCTGACCCTTCACCAACAGGGCTCCCTTGGGTCAGGCCGGGATCTCTGTCAACCTCTGAGCCTTGGAGGTGGGCCACCCCAGGGGAGGCAAGGCAAGACAGGGTCTCTGTTCCCCCCTCCACGTGCCTCAGGAGGAAGGCCACCAGGGGCTGCCGGGGCGGGCTTGGTCACAGCCCGTCATCAGGAACCGTGGGCGAGGGCCCAATGCCCCCCAGCCTCCGGGCTGTGCTGATGAGCGAGCGCAGCTGCACCAGCTTCAGCGGCCCCACCTCCCGGGGGTCCTGGGTCTCCAGCCACCGCAGCGCCGTCTCCAGACCCCTTACGGCCTCCCCAGCAGTGGGgatggcctcctcctcctcctcttctcctgccacCGAGGGTAGgctggtggggagcagggggccCCCGGGGACCAGCACTGGAGGTCGGCTGGGGCCCCAGTCCTCTCTGCCATCGTCCGGCAGCCCCCCATCATCATCCAGGTGCAGCCACTCGGCCACCTCCTCTGGAGCCAGGCGCTTGTAGGCCAGGGCTGCCAGGTGCGTGAGGTCACTGAGCACCCTGCTGCGCTCTGCAGCCTCCTCGGCCTGGCCAGCAGGCTGCCCAGTGCGCTCCTCCACCGGCCGGGGCTCGAAGGCGGCCCGCAAGCCCAGCAGCCAGCAGCGCTCAATGCTGCCCGCCTGCACCAGGTCCCAGGAGAGGCCGGCCAGGTAGAGCATGTCCTTGAGCATGAAGCTGCGCATGAAGTCCAGCGGGGACCCCCCGGCGCAGGACACGGCTAGCCGCAGCAGCTCCCGCTTGTACAGCTGCTTAAACGCGGCCACTACCCCCTGCTCCAGGGGGGCGGGTATGTGcgcccggccgctgcccctgcaCAGGAACAGCACCCGCACGGCGCCGTCGGGGGTCTGCAGCTCCTCCGGGGGACCGGTGGGCTCGGGCCGGCACCTCCTGCGGGTCTCCTCGCTCCCCTCCAGGGCAGGCATCCTGGCATCAGAGCTGGGGCAGGGCGGGTGGGCCACCAGCAGCACGGCCTTCTGCTGCAGGCAGCTGCGGCGCAGGTAGCGCCTGACACCAGGGACGAACTCCTCGAAGAACCAGCCTCGCAGCAGCGGGCGGCTGAGCCAGGCGTCGGGGCTGTAGCGGTAGGAGGCAGGGAACTTGTCCTGGTTGTGGTGGCGCAGACTTGGTGGGTCTGGCAGCTGCCCGATGACCAGCGGCTTCAGCTTGTGGCTGCCGGTCAGGTTAGCGGCCAGCAGGACTGTCACCCGGTCGCCCCGCCAGCGGCGGCCGCAGCCCCCCGCACCCACGGGCGCGGCCTGCTCTGGGAGCAGCTTCCAGTAGAGGCCCGTGACGTTGGCGTTGTAGATCTGCTCGTCGCCGTAGCCGCCCTCGGCGGGGACTGGAGTACTCGCAGCGCGGTCGGGCAGGGGCCCGGCGCGGGTGGGTTGCCCCGGCTCCTGCTTGACAGGCGGGCcaggggcggggccggcggcCGCGGGCTCGGCCTCGCCGTAGATGCGCTGGCTGGAGATGCCGTGGCGCTTCTGCCAGCGCCAGAACCAGCCGTGGCTGGCCTTGAAGGTGCATTCGGGCCCGTAGATCTGGCGCGCGAAGGCCTCGGCCTGCGCCTGGATGAGCGGCCCCGACAGCGGCACGCCGTGCTGGCGCAGCGCCAGGAACCACGAGTAGACGGCGCGGTCGATCTCCTCCTCGTTGGCCAGCCGCATCTTCTTGCGCTGCGTGCCCACCTCGCCGCCCAGCTGCTCCAGGAACCAGCGCAGCTTGGGTTCGTCCTTGAGCCAGCCGCGCAGCGTGCCGCCGGGCACGCCGAAGTCGCGGCACACGCTGGCCTGCCGCTCGCCGCCCTTGACGCGCTCGATGGCCTGCAGCTTATCCTTGATGGAGTAGGCCTTGCGGAAGGCCATCTTCACGGCGACGCGGGGCCGCGGCCCGGGCGCGGGGGGCGGCGGCCGAGCGGCGGGGACCGGGGCGGGCGCGGGGGGCCGCGGCGGTTGCATGGGGCATCCGGGGGGGGGTCGGCGACCGCGGCGCGAGGCCGGGACAGCCGGGGGTCCCGCAGAGTACATGGCTGCTGCGGCGACCGCGACGGCAGCGGGGGCGCGGGAGCCGGAGCCATACGCCCGCCGGGCCGGCCGCGCTGGGCGGGCGCCGGGGGCGGGACCGGCCGGGCCCTCCCCTTTGTCTCGCCCGCGGGGCGCGCGCAAGCGCGCTGGGCCCCCGTCCCCGCCCCGCGCCGCGCGTCACTGGACCCCGCCCGCCGAGTCCACCCGAACT from Ovis aries strain OAR_USU_Benz2616 breed Rambouillet chromosome 9, ARS-UI_Ramb_v3.0, whole genome shotgun sequence encodes:
- the TIGD5 gene encoding tigger transposable element-derived protein 5, with amino-acid sequence MYSAGPPAVPASRRGRRPPPGCPMQPPRPPAPAPVPAARPPPPAPGPRPRVAVKMAFRKAYSIKDKLQAIERVKGGERQASVCRDFGVPGGTLRGWLKDEPKLRWFLEQLGGEVGTQRKKMRLANEEEIDRAVYSWFLALRQHGVPLSGPLIQAQAEAFARQIYGPECTFKASHGWFWRWQKRHGISSQRIYGEAEPAAAGPAPGPPVKQEPGQPTRAGPLPDRAASTPVPAEGGYGDEQIYNANVTGLYWKLLPEQAAPVGAGGCGRRWRGDRVTVLLAANLTGSHKLKPLVIGQLPDPPSLRHHNQDKFPASYRYSPDAWLSRPLLRGWFFEEFVPGVRRYLRRSCLQQKAVLLVAHPPCPSSDARMPALEGSEETRRRCRPEPTGPPEELQTPDGAVRVLFLCRGSGRAHIPAPLEQGVVAAFKQLYKRELLRLAVSCAGGSPLDFMRSFMLKDMLYLAGLSWDLVQAGSIERCWLLGLRAAFEPRPVEERTGQPAGQAEEAAERSRVLSDLTHLAALAYKRLAPEEVAEWLHLDDDGGLPDDGREDWGPSRPPVLVPGGPLLPTSLPSVAGEEEEEEAIPTAGEAVRGLETALRWLETQDPREVGPLKLVQLRSLISTARRLGGIGPSPTVPDDGL